From Kineosporia succinea, the proteins below share one genomic window:
- a CDS encoding beta-galactosidase — MPELVVPAVTGAEKALPMGDARVAVTSRHLTRDGEPWIPVSGELHYSRVPRDRWRERLLLMRSGGVDVVSAYVIWIHHEPERGQARFDGDLDVAAFVRLCSELGLEVVLRLGPWVHGEVRNGGFPDWVQAEPVRHRTDDPAYLDLVRPWFQRLGQEISGAGGLLGLQLENELYTEPGHLLTLKRMALDAGMSAPLWTATAWGGADLPPREVFPLWAGYGDGFWVDASAGWEPNFRAHYFFSHEWDDPGVGADVRGGAAQSARTHDFPPATCELGGGMATTYHRRVVPSALDVAAVGNAKIGSGSVWQGYYMYAGGLNPWASGPVQESHATGYPNDLPFTDYDFHAPIGAAGIPAASHASLRRQHAFLAAFGAGLATMPSTLPPQRPRDLDDTTTLRWAVRSDGRSGFVFVNWHQPHVPLPPCRDVRLHLSLPEGELGIGPVDILAGTVAIWPFGLDLGGVTVHSATASVLTRLPGPVLVLVAEFGIDVELRTSAGDFRFGWRTGGTVDLDGPATVVVLAAGDADRVWVVDGRVLLCDHPLWMDGGVVTVEADREPDLRVLEAGTWKVLEAQPGAAAGRAAPVSVVREREAGDVPRGYGSFDGRASRPDAGQFAGNALVHRLGDVGVPVAGTRRLLEIEWAGDVAHLCVDGSFVADRFWDGTPWMIDLDAIPGAESGRVSVEILPLHPEAEVWLDREAFARRRAVPGPLGRVDAATLSRVTRWRSPAA, encoded by the coding sequence GTGCCTGAGCTGGTGGTACCCGCGGTGACGGGGGCCGAGAAGGCGCTGCCGATGGGGGACGCGCGGGTCGCCGTCACCTCCCGGCACCTGACCCGTGACGGCGAACCGTGGATCCCGGTGTCGGGGGAGCTGCACTACTCCCGCGTGCCGCGCGACCGATGGCGCGAGCGCCTGCTGCTCATGCGGTCGGGCGGCGTCGACGTGGTGTCGGCCTACGTGATCTGGATCCATCACGAGCCGGAGCGCGGCCAGGCCCGGTTCGACGGTGATCTCGACGTGGCGGCGTTCGTGCGGCTGTGTTCGGAGCTGGGCCTGGAGGTGGTGCTGCGCCTCGGCCCCTGGGTGCACGGTGAGGTGCGCAACGGCGGGTTCCCCGACTGGGTGCAGGCCGAGCCGGTGCGGCACCGCACCGACGACCCGGCCTACCTCGACCTGGTCCGGCCCTGGTTCCAGCGGCTGGGTCAGGAGATCTCCGGCGCCGGGGGCCTTCTCGGTCTGCAGCTCGAGAACGAGCTCTACACCGAGCCCGGTCACCTGCTCACGCTGAAGCGGATGGCGCTCGACGCCGGGATGAGCGCACCGCTGTGGACGGCCACGGCCTGGGGCGGTGCCGACCTGCCGCCGCGCGAGGTGTTCCCGCTGTGGGCCGGGTACGGCGACGGGTTCTGGGTCGACGCCTCGGCCGGCTGGGAGCCGAACTTCCGCGCGCACTATTTCTTCTCGCACGAGTGGGACGACCCGGGAGTGGGTGCGGACGTCCGGGGCGGTGCCGCGCAGTCGGCCAGGACGCACGACTTCCCGCCCGCCACCTGCGAACTCGGCGGCGGTATGGCCACGACCTACCACCGTCGCGTCGTGCCCTCGGCACTCGACGTCGCGGCCGTGGGCAACGCCAAGATCGGCAGCGGCTCGGTCTGGCAGGGCTACTACATGTACGCGGGCGGCCTGAATCCATGGGCGTCCGGCCCGGTTCAGGAGTCGCACGCCACCGGCTACCCGAACGACCTGCCGTTCACCGACTACGACTTCCACGCCCCGATCGGTGCCGCCGGGATCCCGGCGGCCAGCCACGCGTCCCTGCGCCGCCAGCACGCCTTTCTCGCCGCGTTCGGGGCCGGCCTGGCCACCATGCCCTCGACGCTGCCCCCGCAACGGCCTCGGGATCTGGACGACACGACCACCCTGCGCTGGGCCGTCCGCAGCGACGGCCGCTCCGGGTTCGTGTTCGTGAACTGGCACCAGCCCCACGTGCCGCTACCGCCGTGCCGTGACGTGCGTCTTCACCTGAGCCTGCCCGAGGGGGAACTCGGGATCGGCCCGGTCGACATCCTGGCCGGCACCGTCGCGATCTGGCCCTTCGGCCTCGATCTCGGCGGGGTGACGGTGCACTCGGCCACCGCCTCGGTGCTCACCCGGCTGCCGGGCCCGGTGCTGGTTCTCGTGGCCGAGTTCGGTATCGATGTCGAACTACGCACCTCGGCGGGGGATTTCCGCTTCGGCTGGCGTACCGGCGGAACCGTCGACCTCGACGGCCCGGCCACCGTCGTGGTGCTGGCGGCCGGGGATGCCGACCGGGTGTGGGTCGTCGACGGTCGCGTGCTGCTGTGCGACCACCCGCTGTGGATGGACGGCGGAGTGGTCACGGTGGAGGCCGACCGCGAGCCGGATCTGAGGGTGCTCGAGGCGGGGACCTGGAAGGTGCTCGAGGCGCAGCCCGGGGCGGCGGCCGGCCGGGCCGCACCGGTTTCTGTGGTTCGGGAGCGTGAGGCCGGTGACGTGCCGCGCGGATACGGCAGTTTCGACGGCCGGGCCTCCAGGCCGGATGCCGGTCAGTTCGCCGGGAACGCGTTGGTCCACCGTCTGGGGGATGTCGGGGTGCCGGTCGCCGGAACGCGCCGCCTGCTCGAGATCGAGTGGGCCGGTGACGTCGCGCACCTGTGCGTCGACGGCTCCTTCGTGGCCGACCGGTTCTGGGACGGCACCCCGTGGATGATCGACCTCGACGCGATCCCGGGTGCCGAGTCCGGGCGCGTCAGCGTCGAGATCCTGCCCCTGCACCCGGAGGCCGAGGTCTGGCTCGACCGTGAGGCCTTCGCGCGGCGCCGGGCGGTGCCGGGCCCGCTCGGGAGGGTCGACGCGGCCACGCTGTCACGCGTCACCCGGTGGCGGAGCCCTGCCGCATGA
- a CDS encoding alpha-N-arabinofuranosidase, with the protein MSTAPARVVINLDLPGPTISRHLYGHFAEHLGRCVYGGFWVGEDSPLPHTNGIRTDVVEALKALRIPNLRWPGGCFADDYHWRDGIGPREQRPRTVNSHWGDVVEDNAFGTHEFMTLCELLGADPYVSGNVGSGTVREMSEWIEYLTRGDDSPMATLRRANGRDEPWKVPFWGLGNEAWGCGGNLRGDAFADLARQYATYVRDHGGNRVYRIAAGANADDYHWTESLMKALGQVEKSSNPVFQALSFHYYTMSGDWQDKGDATSFSDDEYYRTIAQAYRVEEMLTRHSTVMDRRDPHKRIGLVLDEWGTWWNVEEGTNPGFLYQQNTMRDALVASLHFDAFHRHADRLVMANIAQTVNVLQAMILTDPATGALVLTPTYHVFEMNTGHHDAASLEAHVIDDRRFEDVPLLSASASTTGESALISLSNLDAGQARPVVLDLRGQDVSGYGARILTSGSLHDHNDPSRPNTVRPRPHEGVSRHEKGLIVDLPAHSYVTVSLEL; encoded by the coding sequence ATGAGCACGGCACCCGCCCGCGTCGTCATCAATCTGGACCTGCCCGGCCCGACGATCAGCCGGCACCTCTACGGGCACTTCGCCGAGCACCTGGGCCGGTGCGTCTACGGCGGCTTCTGGGTGGGCGAGGACTCGCCGCTGCCCCACACCAACGGCATCCGCACCGACGTGGTCGAGGCCCTCAAGGCGCTGCGCATCCCCAACCTGCGCTGGCCCGGCGGGTGTTTCGCCGACGACTACCACTGGCGCGACGGGATCGGACCGCGCGAACAGCGTCCCCGCACGGTCAACTCGCACTGGGGCGACGTGGTCGAGGACAACGCGTTCGGCACCCACGAATTCATGACCCTGTGCGAACTGCTCGGCGCCGACCCGTACGTCAGCGGCAACGTCGGCTCGGGCACCGTGCGCGAGATGTCCGAGTGGATCGAGTACCTGACCCGCGGCGACGACTCCCCGATGGCCACCCTGCGCCGCGCGAACGGCCGCGACGAGCCCTGGAAGGTGCCCTTCTGGGGCCTGGGCAACGAGGCCTGGGGCTGCGGCGGCAACCTGCGCGGCGACGCCTTCGCCGATCTCGCCCGGCAGTACGCCACCTACGTCCGCGACCACGGCGGCAACCGGGTCTACCGGATCGCCGCCGGGGCCAACGCCGACGACTACCACTGGACCGAGTCGCTGATGAAAGCGCTCGGCCAGGTGGAGAAGTCGAGCAACCCGGTGTTCCAGGCCCTGTCGTTCCACTACTACACGATGAGCGGCGACTGGCAGGACAAGGGCGACGCCACCAGCTTCAGCGACGACGAGTACTACCGCACCATCGCCCAGGCCTACCGGGTCGAGGAGATGCTCACCCGGCACTCGACGGTGATGGACCGCCGCGACCCGCACAAGCGCATCGGCCTGGTGCTCGACGAGTGGGGCACCTGGTGGAACGTGGAGGAGGGCACGAACCCCGGTTTCCTGTACCAGCAGAACACCATGCGCGACGCCCTGGTGGCGAGCCTGCACTTCGACGCCTTCCACCGCCACGCCGACCGGCTCGTCATGGCCAACATCGCGCAGACCGTGAACGTGCTGCAGGCGATGATCCTGACCGACCCGGCCACCGGCGCGCTCGTGCTCACACCGACCTACCACGTGTTCGAGATGAACACCGGCCACCACGACGCGGCCTCGCTGGAGGCGCACGTGATCGACGACCGGCGCTTCGAGGACGTCCCGCTCCTGTCCGCCTCGGCGTCCACCACCGGGGAGAGCGCGCTGATCAGCCTGTCCAACCTGGACGCCGGTCAGGCCCGGCCGGTGGTGCTCGACCTGCGGGGCCAGGACGTCAGCGGGTACGGCGCGCGCATCCTGACATCCGGCAGCCTGCACGACCACAACGA
- a CDS encoding LacI family DNA-binding transcriptional regulator, producing MAGGSGTRRQGEVGVKQEGQDAQPVGRAGRRRSKPGAAVTISEVARAAGVSTATVSNALNGRPGMAEETRARILAFVDELGYQINPTARNLRAGRTGAIGLLVPELDRPYFGQLATTLADGVEARGRHLVLQRSGGSREGELAAASYANLRMYDGVIVTVIGLGQADLERLNFTTPVVLVGERPVPSSFDHVTIDNVGGARRATEHLLERGARRIAVLGGTLDDTSAHMTSLRTRGWREAYRARGLEAPEELVRQLPEIDPATGCSAVKELAAEHEFDAVIAVTDFLAMGVLRGLADLGLLVPEQVQVVGFDDNDEAPYLVPSLTSVGPSKSDIASTILDLLEKRMREHEERVPASRRGRPVEATIGTHLSVRGSTRA from the coding sequence GTGGCCGGTGGTTCCGGGACGAGGCGGCAGGGCGAGGTGGGCGTGAAGCAGGAGGGGCAGGACGCGCAGCCGGTTGGGCGGGCCGGGCGACGGCGGTCGAAACCCGGCGCGGCGGTGACGATCTCCGAGGTGGCGCGGGCCGCCGGGGTCTCGACGGCCACGGTGTCGAATGCGCTGAACGGCCGGCCGGGCATGGCCGAGGAGACCCGGGCGCGCATCCTGGCGTTCGTCGACGAGCTCGGCTACCAGATCAACCCCACCGCGCGGAACCTGCGGGCGGGCCGCACCGGCGCGATCGGTCTGCTGGTGCCGGAGCTCGACCGTCCGTACTTCGGGCAGCTGGCCACCACGCTCGCCGACGGGGTGGAGGCCCGCGGCCGGCACCTGGTGCTGCAGCGTTCGGGCGGGAGCCGGGAGGGGGAGCTGGCCGCCGCGTCGTACGCCAACCTGCGCATGTACGACGGGGTGATCGTCACCGTGATCGGGCTCGGGCAGGCCGATCTGGAGCGCCTGAACTTCACCACACCGGTGGTACTCGTGGGTGAGCGCCCGGTGCCGAGCTCGTTCGACCACGTGACGATCGACAACGTCGGCGGGGCCCGGCGCGCCACCGAGCACCTCCTCGAGCGGGGGGCCCGGCGGATCGCGGTGCTCGGCGGCACGCTCGACGACACCAGTGCGCACATGACCTCGCTGCGCACCCGTGGCTGGCGGGAGGCCTACCGGGCCCGCGGGCTCGAGGCGCCCGAGGAACTGGTGCGGCAGCTGCCCGAGATCGACCCGGCCACGGGGTGTTCCGCGGTGAAGGAGCTGGCCGCCGAGCACGAGTTCGACGCGGTGATCGCGGTGACCGACTTCCTCGCGATGGGGGTGCTGCGCGGACTCGCCGACCTCGGACTGCTTGTGCCGGAGCAGGTTCAGGTGGTGGGATTCGACGACAACGACGAGGCGCCGTATCTGGTGCCCTCGCTGACGAGTGTCGGCCCGTCGAAGTCCGACATCGCCTCGACCATTCTCGACCTCCTGGAGAAGCGGATGAGAGAGCACGAGGAACGCGTTCCGGCGTCCCGTCGCGGCAGGCCCGTGGAAGCGACCATCGGGACGCACCTTTCGGTCCGGGGGTCGACGCGTGCCTGA